CGCTCGATCACGACCGAGATCCTCGAGGGCCGCGGCATCGGCGGCAAAGACTACGTCTACCTCGACATGCGGCACCTGGGCGCGCAGAAGATCATGGAGCGGCTGCCCGACGTGCACAGCTTCATCCGCACCTACCTCGGCATCGACTGCATCGACAAGCCAGTGCCCATTCAGCCGACGGCCCACTACATGATGGGCGGCATCCCGACCGACGTACACGGCCAGGTCAAGGGCGGTGATGCCAAGGACCAGGACGTGATCGGGCTGTTCGCCGCCGGCGAGTGTGCCTGTGTCAGCGTGCACGGCGGCAACCGGCTCGGCACGAACTCGCTTCTCGAGGCGTGCCTGTTCGGCAAACGCACGGGCCAGCACCTGCTCGACTGGCTCCACGAGGCGAAGCGTTCGCCGCTGCCGGCCGAGCCGTTGGCCCGCATCAAGGAGCGGATCGCGCGGTTCAAGGCGGCGCCGGGCGGCGAGACCCAGGGCGCCGTTCGTCGCGACCTCAAGCACCTGATGCGCGAGCACTGCGGCGTGTTCCGCACGAGGGAGCTGCTCATCGAGGGCCTCGAGCAGCTCAGGGCGCTCAAGGCACGGTTCGCCAAGATCAAGCCGTCGACGAACAACGGCCAGCCCTACAACCTCGACCTCAAGGAAACGATCGAGCTCGAGAACACGATGACGTACGCCGAGGTGATGATGACCGGCGCGATCGCGCGCGAGGAGAGCCGCGGCGGCCACTCCCGCCGCGACTTCCCCAAGCGTGACGACGTCAAGTGGATGAAGCATACAATCGCGCACAAGCAGCCCGACGGCACGATCAAGCTGACGTACTCGCCCGTGGCGCTCGGCGAGTTCGAGCCGATGGAGCGGAAGTACTAGAAGGATCAGCCACGGAGGTCACGGAGACCACGGAGAAGGAGTCCGATCTCTGTGCGCTCCGTGATCTCCGTGGTGAGTCCGAGTCGATATCAACCAACCGCATACGGCGGGGGCGGCGATGAAAGTCAGATTCAAGATCCAGCGGTTCGATCCGACAACGGACACAAAGCCTCGCTACCAGGCCTACGAGGTCGAGGCCGACGAGACCGACCGCGTACTCGACTGCATGCACACGATCCTATGGGAGCAGGACGGTACGCTGGCGTTCCGGCGCTCGTGCAGCCACGGCGTGTGCGGCTCCGACGCGATGCGCATCAACCGCAAGAACCGGCTTGCCTGCCAGACGCTGGTGCAGGACCTCGACACGCGCCGGCCGATCGTCATCGAGCCGATCCCGTACCTGCCGATCGTCAAAGACCTTGTCGTCGACATGACCGACTTCTTCCGCAAGTACGAGGTCGTCAAGCCCTACCTGATCAGCAAGACCCCGCCGCCGCCCACCGAGCGCCTGCAGTCGCCCGAGGAGCGCGCGCTCATTGACGAGGCGGCCAAATGCATTCTCTGCGGCGCGTGCACGACGGGCTGCCCGTCAAACTGGAGCGATCCGAACTACCTCGGGCCCGCCGCGCTGCTCAAGGCCTACCGCTTCATCTTCGACAGCCGTGACGAGGGCGCCGCCGAGCGCCTCAGCGTGCTCGACGACCAGCACGGCCTGTGGCGCTGCCACTCCATCTTCAACTGCGTCGAGGTCTGCCCCAAGGAAATCAACGTCACCTGGCACATCTCCAAGCTCAAAATGAGGGCGGCGCTCAGGGAGACGTGAGATCAGACACGGTTGCTGGGCTGGGTCATGCATCTCTTCTACATCGACGATTCGAGGGATGAACGGTCCACTGTCTTCTCAGCCCTCTCAATCCCGTCTGAAGCGTGGCGGCAGGCGTTTGCACTGGTTAGGCAGTTCCGGCGCGATCTGAAAACGAGCCATGGCCTGTATGTGCACAAGGAGCTCCATGCGACAGACTTCGTCGCCGGACGAGGACACGTGTCAGATCGGGTTGTGACCAAGTACGAGAGGTCTCGAATCTTCCGACAGGTATTGTCCCTTGTCCCTTCTCTCCCGGGGGCGGCCCTATTCAACGCGGTTGCCCCGAAAAGCAAGGAGACGTGGGCATTCGAGCGCTTGGTGAACAGGATCGACCGAACGCTCAGAACCTGGGGTAGCCAGGGAATCCTCTTCGTGGATCGCGGCAAAGAGGTCGTGTACACACGGCTCGTCAGGAAGATGGGCGTGTTCAACCCCATCCCGAGCGCGTACGGCACTTGGGACGGCGCGGCCGAGCGCTTCAGGAACATCCCGATCGAGCGGGTCATCGAGGACCCGGTTTTCAAGGACTCACAGCAGTCGTACTTCATCCAGCTCGTGGACTTCGCGGCGTTCAGTCTTCTTAGAAGGGAAAACCAGATCGCATCAAGGAATCGATACGACATCCAAACAGCATTTGAGCTGCTTGGTCCAATCCTTGTCCGCCAGGCGAGCAGGAGAGATTCGGAGGGGATCATTCGCATATGAAAAAACGCCCCCGTCTAGGGGGCGTTAAGCAAGACCTACCCCCGCCACTGAAGACGGGATCGGACCTGCGTTAGTTAGGATCGCCTAGCTTAGGGTCTCTGTCAAGGGCGAAACGCGGTGTGGTCCGGTTGCACCCGTTGTCGTCGGGTGCTCCAGGGGGGAATAGCCTTCCTGGAGGTCAGGAGGACCGGCAAAGCGCTACTGACGCTCGACACGATCCTGCGGCCGCCCATCCCGAGTTGGGTGCTCCATATCATGGAGCATGCCGAAATCGAACGGCTCGCGGCAGCGGCGCCGGGTGCGTGTCGGCACGACCCGGAGGCCACGTCTGTGGCCATGCAGCGGCGCGTCGAGCTCGATCACGCCCGGCGTCCCGCCGGAAAACCTCGATGCGCTCGTCGAGGGGCAGAAAGACTACCTCGAGCACGGGCGGGGGTAAGTGGCTGCGAGCGCGTCAGCCCACGGCATCCGTTGTCCGGGAGATCAGGGGTGTTTCCTGTTCTTCCTGTTCTTCCTGTTCTTCCTGCTCTTGCTGCTCCAGGGTTGAGAGAGCGACCGGCCGACGGCCGCGGAAGAGGCCCACGAGTTTGTACTCCACAACGTCGAGGACCATGATTTCGCCCGAGCACTCGACGAGCACGCACCGCCCGCCGGGCAGAACACTGGGGGAGCAGAATTCCAGCGGCCTCAGAAGGCCCGGCGTGCCCCGAACGGTGTACTCCGTTGGCTCATCCCCGGGCAGCTTGCCGTCGGGGCAGACTTCGATGGCCAGCTCAGTGAGAAAGAATTCAGCCAGTTTGATCTGCACTCTCGTTCCGTCGCGGATGTCCTCGCGCCGGCAGTCTTCCAGGCGCGCGTCAAGGCGTGTGAGCAATTCCTCGGGGAACGTGGTCGCCGCGTCGGCGCCGAAGACGCCGAGATCGCGCCCTTGCGTCGTGCCCAGGTGGAACAGGCCGTCCGGATGCTTGTAGACAAACGTCTCATCGATGGGAGGCAGCCACTCGGCGCGGTCCACGAGCGTTGCCCCGCGCAGGTGCGGCGCTTGGTCCGGCAGCCAGAACGCGCCGAGCAAGGCGTAGGTCACCAGGTTCATGATGACCGAAGTCTTCAATGCTCGTCCGAAACGGCTCGACCCGGAGCGGCGCCGGACCGACGCATCGAGAAGCGCGGCCTCGACCAGGAACGTCAGCACATAGAACGACAACCACAAGCCGAGTGCAAAGAGCAACCAACGGCGCGATGCTTCCGCCATCGTGAGGTTGGAGAACGAACCCCCGATGACAGCGCGACTGAGGAAGTACGCAACGACGCCAACTCCGGTGGTGGCGGCATTGATCCAAAGCGCCGTCCAGAGCGCGCGCAGGCAGCGCCATCTGAGGAGCCAGGCGATGATCGTTCCCTCGATAAGGGCAATGATGGGAATGCTCAGGATCCAGAGGATCCCGTCGGCTAGAATCAGCGGCAACGCACCCACATTGGCGATCAGGGGACTGACGTTATCGACGATCCAGGTGGTCACGGGCACCTTCCCACCAGCCTCTCCAATCTGTATACACCACTGGGGCGGCGTTGGCCAAGGCCGCCGTACGTCTTGCGACGAGCCGTCAACGAGGGCTTGCCTCGGTCAATCTGTGCCACCTATGGCGATCTGTGGTTGATCCTCCTTCTCCGGCTCGAAGGAAGCGAGGGCGACGGGGTTGCGGCCGCGAAAGAGGCTGACCAGCTTCCGCTCCTCGATGTCGAGAACCATGATCTCGCCCGAGCACTCGAGCAGCACGTGTCGCCCACCAGGCAGGACGTTGGGCGAAACAAAGAGGAGCGGCAGCATCATGCCGCGCGAGCCCGTCAGCTTGAGCTCCCCATCGTGGTCGAGCTCGACACGGCTGGGCCATGCAGCACGCGCCGGCGGTTGTGTCGTATCCACGTTGAGGAAGAGCGTCAGCGTACTCTCGTGAAACCGGAACCAAGGCGGGGGCGAGAGAGCGAGCGTTCCGTCTCTGAAGTTGAACGCACGGTGCTCCTGCACGTGCCCGTTCTCATCGCGCCACGGCAGAGCCGACGCAGCGCCGGCCCGTACATTGGCGAGCAACCGCGGTTCGAGCAAGGACAGATCGTATCGTGCCAGCTCGGTCGTCGTCTTGACCGCCGGGGCGTCGGTATCCGCGTCAGGAGGCCTGTCGGCAGCCAGGGTGTACGTCAGCACGATGAGCCAGCGGCCGTCGTCGCTGATCTTGAACGCGGTGTTTTGCGAATGGGGCTGCGGCAGCCAGATTTGCCCGAAGCGCTCCCCTGTGGTCGTCCCAAGCCAGAGCGAGCCGTCGGCCTCCTCGTAGACAAAGACCTCGCTGATCTCGGGCAACCACCGGCTCTTGTGGACAAGTGTGGCGCCGTGGATCGAGGCGGCCATGCCGATGAACCAGACGGGCGCAATCATGACGTAGGTTGCCGCGTTGAACAGGGCCGAGGCCTTGAGCGCCTTGCCCATGCAGTTGAGGGGCGAGGCACGCCGGGTGCGCGCGTACAGGAGCACCGCCTCGACGAGGAACGTGGCGAGGTAGTAGGCGAGCAGGAGCCCGAACGCGACGAGCGGCCAGAGGTGAAGGGCCGTCCAGATCGACAGGCCGCCGATGGCCGCCCGCGAGAAGAACTCGCCGAACTCGGCCGGGATGGCGCCCAGCAGGCCCGTGAGCACGTTGATCCACAGCGCGGTCCAGAACGCGCGCCCGAGCCGCCACTTGTAGAACCAGACGATGATCGCGCCTTCGACCAGCGCGATGACGGGGAGCAGGATAAGCCATAGGAACCCGAAGGTCGTCACAATCGGGGGAACGGCCATATTGGCCAGGATCGGACCTGCGGCTGGCAGCATGCCGTGTGTCGACAGCATAGCGTTCCCTTCCTCGGGTCACCACAGTCACTATACGCATGGGCGAGGGCGTTGTTCAAGGCCGCCGGCCCGCGCGGCTTCTTCGCCCAGGCGTTTTCACAACTACGGCCGGTTCCCTGCCGGAACGGCCGTTTTCGGCCTTGCGCCGGGCGGCCGGTTGGGTGTACACAATGAGGCCCCGACAGCCCGGCGCGGACGACCCGTGGGGGTGTAGCTCAGTTGGTAGAGCACGACGTTCGCAACGTCGGGGCCAGGGGTTCGAATCCCCTCACCTCCACCAACCTGTCTCACGCAAGGACGCCAAGGCGCAGAGGCCAGCGCTGAGGCGTCGTTCGAGTCTCCCCTGCCACAGGACCTCTGCGTGCTCTGCGCCTCTGCGTGAGGTAGTATGAGCATCTCGCGGAGTCGCACATATCGCAGAGAGGACGACATGACAAAGAAGACAGCCAAGGAACCGAGCCCCAAGAGAAAGACGAAGCCGAAGGCCTCAGAGGTGTTGTTTGCCCCGGTGGGGTACGAGTTGGCAGAGGCGGGCCAGACGCTGCCGGCGCGCTTCGAGCGGCTGCTGGACAGGCTCGATTTCGGCGCAGCGGTCAAAGACAAGCGCGTAGCGGTCAAGATGCACCTCGGCGGCGGTGTCGGCTACACGACCATCCATCCGCTGTTCGTGCGCATCCTCATCCGCAAGATTAAGGAGGCGGGCGGGCGGCCGTTCGTGACCGATCTCGGTTACGACGTGGCAAGCGCGGTGTCGCGCGGCTACACGCAGGAGGTCATCGGCGCGCCGCTCGTGCCGGCGACTGGCCAGGGCGACAAGTACTTCTACGCAAAGAAGGTCAGTCTCAAGACGCTGAAGGAAATCCGGATCGCGGGCGAGATCCACGACGCCGATGTGCTCATCAACCTGTCGCACACCAAAGGTCACGGCGCGTGCGGCTACGGCGGGGCGTGCAAGAACATCGCCATGGGCTGCGTCACGGGCCAGACGCGCGGCGCCATCCATGCGCTTGAGGGCGGCATGACGTGGAACGCCGAGATCTGCACACATTGCGAGGCGTGCATCCGCGCGTGCCGCTATAACGCGAACAGGTTCACAAAGGACGGCGAGTACCGCGTTTTCTACCACAACTGCGTCTATTGCATGCACTGCGTGGCGGCGTGCCCCGTTGAGGCGATCACGCTCGATCCGGGCGGGTTCAAGACGTTCCAGGAAGGCATGGCGCTCGCGACCGACGTGGTGCTCAAGACCTTCAATCCAGGCGCGGTGTTCCACATCAACGTGCTCTTGCAGGTAACGTATCTGTGCGATTGCTGGGGCTTTTCGACGCCCGCCCTTGTGCCCGACGTGGGCATCCTCGCCTCGCGCGACATGGTGGCCATCGAGAAGGCGTCCCTCGACCTGCTCGATGCCGACGACGTGCTGCCCAACTCGCTGCCCAAAGGCCGCGAGCTCGGAAAGAAAGGCCACCTGTTCGAGCGCATCCACCAGAAGGACCCGTTCGTCCAGCTCCGTGCCCTCGAGCGCCGCGGCCTCGGCACACAGCGCTACACGCTCGTCGAGGTGAAGTAGGAGTCCGTCACCGATTCCCACCGATCTGACTGATCAGGACTGATCCGGACCCCGTGTCCCCCGTGCTTTGTCTCTCTGCACCTTGGCGGCTTTGTATGAGATCCTACTCACTCGGTGCGAGGACGGCTTTGAGCTCGTCAGCGGAACTGAGCGTGGTGACCATCGTGCGGTGGTCTTTGAGGCGGCGGAGCTTGCGGGCGTAGCGGGCGAGCCACTTGCGGAACTGGAGACAGGCGCAGCGCTCGCCGCGGGCCTCGACGGTGGCGAGGAAGTGGCGCCAGATGAGATCGGCGCGTTCCTGCTCACTTGGCGGTTCGGGCAGGCGGCCGGTGGTGAGCAGGGCGTGGGTGTCGCGGAAGATCCATGGATCGGCGAGCGCACCGCGGCCGATCGAGACGCCCGCGCAGCCGGTGGCCTCGAGCATGCGCACCGCGTCGTCCGGCGTGCGCACGTCGCCGTTGCCGTAGACGGGAACCCCAACGGTGGCTTCGACGACGGCGCGGATGCCGTCGAGGTCGACCTCGCCCGTGTACTTCTGCGTCGCGTACCGGCCGTGGATGGTGATCGCGGCGACGCCGGCATCACGCAGTCTCGGCGCCAACTCGCGCGCCACGAATTCGTTAGGCGAGTAGCCCAGTCTCATCTTCACCGTGACGGGCACGGTGACGGCCTCGACGATGCGTTTGGCGACTGCGAGCGCGTCGTCGGGTTTCTTGAGGATCGCCGCGCCCGCGCCGTGGCGCATGACCTTCTTGACGGGGCAGCCCATGTTGATGTCGATCACGTCGGCGCCGTTCGCGGCGGCCCATTGCGCAGCGCGCGCCATGTACTCGGCCTCAACACCGTAGAGCTGGACCGCGAGCGGGCGGTCGCCGGCACCCGTAGCGGCGATCTCGTGCGAGCGCCCGGTGCCTTTCAGCAGGCCGCGCGCGCTGACGAGCTCCGTCGTGGCCAGACCCAGCCCACCGAGCTCGCGCACAATGCGTCGAAACGGCAGATCGGCGTATCCCGCCAGCGGCGCAAGGGCGAGGTTCGACTCGAGTTGAAGCGTCCCGATGCGAAGGCTCATGGCCGCTCGATCTGGAGTGTGCCGGGCGCGACGAGGGCCATGAGGTCGTAGCCGAGTTCGGCGAGACAGTCGGCGAGCGCCTCGACGGGCAGCCCCTGGACGTTGGTATGCGAGCCGGCGACACGCTCGACGAGCAGCGCGCCAAGGCCCTGGATGCCGTAGGCGCCCGCCTTGTGCAGCGGCTCGCCCGTGCGGACGTAGGCGTCGATGGTCGCGTCGTCGTAGGCGCGGAACATGACGCCCGTCTCGACGACGCGTGTCGCGCGCCGGCCGTTTCCCATCGCAACAACCAGCCCGCTGACGATCGCGTGCGTGCGGCCCGCGAGCTCGCGAAGCATGGCGCGCGCCTCGTCGTCCGTGCGCGGCGAGCCGAGCACCTTGCCGGCGCATTCGGCGACCGTATCGCACGCGATCACAACACCGTGGCCGGGCGACATAGCGAGCGCGGCATCGGCCTTGGCGTTCGCGTGGCGGACGACGAGCTCGCGCGGCGCCAGCGCGGCGTCGTTGTCCTCGGCCACGCCTGTGGCCATCACGTCGAACGCCAGCCCGAGCCGTTCGAGGATGCGCCGCCGTTCCGGCGACGCGGAAGCGAGTAGAACGCGCGGCTGCTTCATGGGCTCCATGCCGGCATTATGCGAACGCAGCGGCATCGAGGGAAGAGAAGATCGCGCCCGCGGACGGGCGTCCACGGAGATCACAGAGACCACGGAGAGACCGCTACCCCGGGTCCTCCGTGCTTACTCCCTCCTGAATCCCAGCGGGATGAGGAGCTGGGGCGTCTGCGCTTCGGGGAGCGCGGCGACGCGTTTGACCTCGGCCTCGGTGAACGCGCCGACGGGCACCCCGACGAGCCCGAGCGCGGTGACCTGCAGGAGCACGTTCTGGCAGACGCAGCCGACCTCGATATGGACGTACTGCCTGGCGCGCTCGCCGTACTTGCTCATCGTGCGGCCAATGTCGGCGGCGATGAGGATCACCACGCCGTTGGCACTCACCGAGCCTTGGCCGAGCGCGGCCTTGGAGAGCGCGTCGCGCTGGTCACCCTTCACCTGCAGCGTGAGCGTGTGCGTCTGCGGCGAGTAGCGCCACACGCCGTCGCTGAGGAAGACGTAGATCTCGATCGGGTACAGCGCCCCCGCCGACGGCGCCGTGCGCAGGCCGCGGTCTTTCTGCGTGATGCCTTGGGCGGCCCACAGGATCTGGGCGAGTTGCTCGTCGCTAAGCGCGCGGCCAGCCAGTGCGCGCACCGAGCGGCGCGTGGCAAGCGCCTCCTCGACACTCAACGTGCCCTTGAGTGACGGCTCCGGGAGCTTGCGCGTCTCCGGCGCCCGATCGGTCTCCGACGTGCCGCACGACGCGGCGATGAGCAGAACGGCGGCAGTGCATGCGAACGCAACGATGGCTTTCATCGGTCTCGACCTCCGGCAATGTGATGCTCGACATCATCCGCCGGCGGCGAGAGAAGTCAAGCGGCTGGCGGAGGAGGAATCACCAGGATGGCGAGCATCAGAATGCGCGTGCACGGAGACCGCAGAGAGGCGGAGCGGGAACCTCCGTCCTACATCGCGCGCGGCCACGCCGGGGGACGGGGCTTGACGACGGGGTGGATTCGGGCGATATGAATAGGGCCGTGGCGGCAGGGCCTGAATGCATGGCATCTACCGGGTTGGTCTCGAAACAGGTTCTGTTGACCGACCAAGGAATCCACCGTGGCTGAGCCCGAGAGTAAGCACAAGCGGACATGGCTGCGGCGTCTGCTCAAGGCAGGGGCCGTGCTCGGAGTGATCCTGCTTGTCGGCCTCACCATCCTCTTCTTCGTCGATCGGCACAGACTGCGGAACCGGCCGGCCTTCGATGGCGGCGTGCTGCTGTTCATGGGCGAGTACATGGACCAGTGGCCCTTCGCGTGGACGTGGGAGTGGGTCTATGTCACCGGGGAGCCGTGCGGCTACAAGTACGACGGATGCAAGCACGTTCTGCGGCTGCGGCTCCGAGGCAGCGACATGCCGTTTCGGACGCGCGCTTTCCGGCTTCACGTCGAGCGCCTTCCGGATGGGTTGCTCGATCAACTGAGCGAGACCATGAGGGACCGCAACGGATGCGTGCTGTTCGCCCACTTTGGCACGCTGTTTGGGGATTCCCGCGACGACTCCGGCGGTTATCTGACCATCGCCAGGTACTTCCGACCGCAAGGGGAGGAAGAGACCGATTTCGATCTGATCAACGGCACGAGCCGCAGCCACAAGGCGATTTGGGGGCGCCTCAGGGGCTATGAGTTCGACGAGGCAACCGAGACGCTCCGGATCACGCTCTGCAGTATCTACGGGGAGACGGATTTCACGACCGTTGAGATGAAGGCACGGCATATTCCGGACGGGCTGTTCCAGGAGCTCGCCCTCGTGAACGGAGACGAACGCGAAGGGGAGAGCAGTGCGTCTCTCGTCTTCTGCTGCTGGCGCGATCGCCCTGAGGGGGCGAAGCGTTGGATCAGCGTGAAGGCTCGAGCACCGGATGCCTACAAGGTCACCGGGTACTGCCTCGATGAGGGGTCCAGCTTGCTATCACAGCACGAGGTGACAGGCTTCCTGCGTGCGCGTGCCCTTGACGAAGAGCACCAAAGGCTGGAGCTGACACTCACCGGCAAGAAAGAGGGTGCGGAGCATACCGTGTGCTTCGAACCGTGCGTGCTGCCCGACTCGCTGCTGCCCGATCTCGACGCCATGCTTGAGAACCCGGGGCACGCAGAGGTTGCGTGTCGCGTGTCGCGTAGCGACGGTCGACGGGAGATCCAAGTCACCTGGCTCGACGAGGAGACCGGCGAAGAGAAGCGAAGCCGCGTCTACGATCTCGGGACTGGAACGATGAGGGAGCTCCCCATCTCGCGCGGCCTCCGTCTCATGGGGGCGCGTCCACAGTGACATGGGTGAACTGAGCGCCGTTCCTACCGGTCTTTCGCTTCGTTGCGGCGCTCTTCCTGCTTGCGTTCGCGATCGGCGTTGCGCTTGCGTTCGCGTTCTTCCTGCGTCTTGACGCGGTCGGTGCCGGCACGGTCGCCCTGACCCTCATTGAGGGGAGCGAGGGCGCGGGTTTGGACCCAGCCCTGGACAGCGATCTGGTTGTTGATGAAGGTAACGTGAGCCCAGTTACGGTCGAACCGGTCGACACGGACGCGGGCGCCGGCGCGCAGCGTGCCGATGGCTTGGTTGGGCGCATGGTAGAGGGTCACACTCGTCATGACCCTGGCGTTTGCGGCATTGGCCGGGCGGTCGTCCGCGCGCTGGTCCTGGTTAGCCCTGACCTTGTCACGATTGCCGGTGCG
The sequence above is a segment of the Verrucomicrobiota bacterium genome. Coding sequences within it:
- a CDS encoding FAD-binding protein; the encoded protein is RSITTEILEGRGIGGKDYVYLDMRHLGAQKIMERLPDVHSFIRTYLGIDCIDKPVPIQPTAHYMMGGIPTDVHGQVKGGDAKDQDVIGLFAAGECACVSVHGGNRLGTNSLLEACLFGKRTGQHLLDWLHEAKRSPLPAEPLARIKERIARFKAAPGGETQGAVRRDLKHLMREHCGVFRTRELLIEGLEQLRALKARFAKIKPSTNNGQPYNLDLKETIELENTMTYAEVMMTGAIAREESRGGHSRRDFPKRDDVKWMKHTIAHKQPDGTIKLTYSPVALGEFEPMERKY
- a CDS encoding succinate dehydrogenase iron-sulfur subunit, encoding MKVRFKIQRFDPTTDTKPRYQAYEVEADETDRVLDCMHTILWEQDGTLAFRRSCSHGVCGSDAMRINRKNRLACQTLVQDLDTRRPIVIEPIPYLPIVKDLVVDMTDFFRKYEVVKPYLISKTPPPPTERLQSPEERALIDEAAKCILCGACTTGCPSNWSDPNYLGPAALLKAYRFIFDSRDEGAAERLSVLDDQHGLWRCHSIFNCVEVCPKEINVTWHISKLKMRAALRET
- a CDS encoding DUF3800 domain-containing protein; amino-acid sequence: MHLFYIDDSRDERSTVFSALSIPSEAWRQAFALVRQFRRDLKTSHGLYVHKELHATDFVAGRGHVSDRVVTKYERSRIFRQVLSLVPSLPGAALFNAVAPKSKETWAFERLVNRIDRTLRTWGSQGILFVDRGKEVVYTRLVRKMGVFNPIPSAYGTWDGAAERFRNIPIERVIEDPVFKDSQQSYFIQLVDFAAFSLLRRENQIASRNRYDIQTAFELLGPILVRQASRRDSEGIIRI
- a CDS encoding DUF362 domain-containing protein, which encodes MTKKTAKEPSPKRKTKPKASEVLFAPVGYELAEAGQTLPARFERLLDRLDFGAAVKDKRVAVKMHLGGGVGYTTIHPLFVRILIRKIKEAGGRPFVTDLGYDVASAVSRGYTQEVIGAPLVPATGQGDKYFYAKKVSLKTLKEIRIAGEIHDADVLINLSHTKGHGACGYGGACKNIAMGCVTGQTRGAIHALEGGMTWNAEICTHCEACIRACRYNANRFTKDGEYRVFYHNCVYCMHCVAACPVEAITLDPGGFKTFQEGMALATDVVLKTFNPGAVFHINVLLQVTYLCDCWGFSTPALVPDVGILASRDMVAIEKASLDLLDADDVLPNSLPKGRELGKKGHLFERIHQKDPFVQLRALERRGLGTQRYTLVEVK
- the dusB gene encoding tRNA dihydrouridine synthase DusB: MSLRIGTLQLESNLALAPLAGYADLPFRRIVRELGGLGLATTELVSARGLLKGTGRSHEIAATGAGDRPLAVQLYGVEAEYMARAAQWAAANGADVIDINMGCPVKKVMRHGAGAAILKKPDDALAVAKRIVEAVTVPVTVKMRLGYSPNEFVARELAPRLRDAGVAAITIHGRYATQKYTGEVDLDGIRAVVEATVGVPVYGNGDVRTPDDAVRMLEATGCAGVSIGRGALADPWIFRDTHALLTTGRLPEPPSEQERADLIWRHFLATVEARGERCACLQFRKWLARYARKLRRLKDHRTMVTTLSSADELKAVLAPSE
- the maf gene encoding septum formation protein Maf is translated as MKQPRVLLASASPERRRILERLGLAFDVMATGVAEDNDAALAPRELVVRHANAKADAALAMSPGHGVVIACDTVAECAGKVLGSPRTDDEARAMLRELAGRTHAIVSGLVVAMGNGRRATRVVETGVMFRAYDDATIDAYVRTGEPLHKAGAYGIQGLGALLVERVAGSHTNVQGLPVEALADCLAELGYDLMALVAPGTLQIERP
- a CDS encoding SagB/ThcOx family dehydrogenase, which codes for MKAIVAFACTAAVLLIAASCGTSETDRAPETRKLPEPSLKGTLSVEEALATRRSVRALAGRALSDEQLAQILWAAQGITQKDRGLRTAPSAGALYPIEIYVFLSDGVWRYSPQTHTLTLQVKGDQRDALSKAALGQGSVSANGVVILIAADIGRTMSKYGERARQYVHIEVGCVCQNVLLQVTALGLVGVPVGAFTEAEVKRVAALPEAQTPQLLIPLGFRRE